In bacterium, the DNA window AAGTCTAAGTCAGGACGGTAGACAAGCCGGATCGGGATTCGCGCGCCGTCCGTGCTCGTGCATTCCACGACTCGTCGATTCAGCGGCCCGAGATCGGCAACGGGAGCAGGCGTCCGCTCAACCGTACGATTGGTCAGGTTAAACTGATAGAAGGAGGGAAGAGAGGTAAAGGTGCCGTGCATGAAGGAAAATCCGCCTGCGCAGGGAGTGATCGCTCTGTGACTGACATAGAAACCTCCCCCGCTGGCCCCTGAGATGCCCCCAGGGGGCAGCGGCACCGTTCCGTCGGGTGTACCATCGACGCGAAAGAGAACCAGCTCGTAGCCAAAGTCGTCGAGGAACCCAATGACGAGCCGGTCTTGCACCCGGGAGAGGAAGCCGATCACGCGATTTCCTGGCGGGATCATCTCGGTCCAGGTGGAATGATCGGACGCTGTGGTTAATGGAATGCGCACCACACGCCCTTTCGGTGCGCCCTCGGTAGTAATTGCGACGTAGGAATCGTCGACAAAGACCCCCTGGCATCTTCCCGCAACGTCTTTCAAGAACGGGCGCCAACCGCCGGAACGCAGATCCTTGATGTAGCGTGCGCTCGGAAGTGGCTGGCCTATCGTCAAACTCCCCAGCAGTGCTGCGATGTATCGCCCGTCGTCAGAGATCTGAAGTGCGCCGGCACGGGCAGCGAGGTCAGCGGCACTCGGGGGCGGGTCACCGATGCGGTGACAAAAGATCCCGGGTCCGCTCTGTGTTCCGGCGGGGCCGTAGCCAATGTAATAGAAGGTTCTTGAGTCAGGAAGCCAGACATCGCGCCGCTGATTCGTCGGCGACACGAGATGGGCATTCAGGCGATCAACTAGGAGATGCTTCCTCTCAACGTCGATGAAGCGGAGGGCCTGGGGTTTGTTCTCCACCGTGGCCGATCGGGTCTCCGGCCCAAATTCGTTGATGAGGTATATCGCCACCAGAGATCCGTCGGGCGAAGGCACAAATCCGCGCAGAGCCTTGGGTTCGTCCTTTCCCAGTTGGTCCGGATCGTAGATCAACTGGCCTGGGCCAAACGGGGTGTCCGAAATCCTCAACTGCGGGTACGCTTTTCGACGGGGGACAACCGATACCCATCGGTTGCCGGACGGCACGGGGCCGCTCCAGCTCAGCGAGTGGTAAAGAAAGCCTGTCGAGTCCTGTTGCTTGCGGATCTCTTGGTAGTGAGGCCAGTCCTCTAAGTATCGACGCGCCAGTGCGTCTTCCGCCGTGCTCCATGCAAGTGCCTCGGGTGTATCGTCCTCGAGCCAGTCGTAGGGGTCTTCATACGTTATGCCGCCGACAGTCCGGCGCACGACTTCGCGGCGGGCCGCCGTATATCGCAGATTTCGGCCGTTCATTCGCTCTCCTCTCCTGGCTGCCGCAGGCACCTGAATGCGTCGGGATTGACGAGATTCTGCGGTCGCTTGCCCGACATGCCGGCAATAACGTCCTGCGCCGCGACCAATGACCGTTGAGCACGGAGCCGCCTGGAGGCGCTGTGGCAGTGCGCGCCTAGGACGACATTTGATAACTCCATGAGTCCGGGATGAACCCTTGGTTCGCCCTCGTAAACGTCAATCGCTGCGGCGGCGATGTGTCG includes these proteins:
- a CDS encoding prolyl oligopeptidase family serine peptidase, which translates into the protein MNGRNLRYTAARREVVRRTVGGITYEDPYDWLEDDTPEALAWSTAEDALARRYLEDWPHYQEIRKQQDSTGFLYHSLSWSGPVPSGNRWVSVVPRRKAYPQLRISDTPFGPGQLIYDPDQLGKDEPKALRGFVPSPDGSLVAIYLINEFGPETRSATVENKPQALRFIDVERKHLLVDRLNAHLVSPTNQRRDVWLPDSRTFYYIGYGPAGTQSGPGIFCHRIGDPPPSAADLAARAGALQISDDGRYIAALLGSLTIGQPLPSARYIKDLRSGGWRPFLKDVAGRCQGVFVDDSYVAITTEGAPKGRVVRIPLTTASDHSTWTEMIPPGNRVIGFLSRVQDRLVIGFLDDFGYELVLFRVDGTPDGTVPLPPGGISGASGGGFYVSHRAITPCAGGFSFMHGTFTSLPSFYQFNLTNRTVERTPAPVADLGPLNRRVVECTSTDGARIPIRLVYRPDLDLSEPHPVLLSGYGNLNFSYFDPPAWYLPFLDAGGVYAWATLRGDGVFGTEWWERGRGKNKGQSSLDFVAAAEFLIKKGIASKDQLAIVGFSGGGMLTAITLARRPDLFRAVAGIGGLTDFFRLRERFPAALGEWGDATDPETARAMAEWSPYQNLREGEAYPATFFACLASEVGWSGQCRKMVAAMRFVTSSDAPILYRCYKLFWHGETGAISGENGPDSGEVAIDLTAFIMRELGMVPRTGFSSGNARQSTTPRSVGDSQ